Genomic DNA from Lycium ferocissimum isolate CSIRO_LF1 unplaced genomic scaffold, AGI_CSIRO_Lferr_CH_V1 ctg7162, whole genome shotgun sequence:
tcaaatcaacatttgtgtatgaaatttgcccaaaaattcaacttcaattttatatcatgatttcaaatcccgaCTTCtacaaaaaggcatgatttgagatttcaaatcatgatttcaatttttttcaaatgtaaaacttgacccataagtatatattttgtaaaactgATCCAtaaattggtaaatatatttaccaaccatttatatCGAATATAAAAAAAGATCTGCAAGTTGATAGTTTATTATAACAAATTAACTcttaccaaccatttaccaactaAATTTACTTCtgccaacctttatttatgttcaCCTGTTGTCCATgtcatgtgggaggattatattaaagagtagttttACTATgactcatgttcaatttttctttttatagaacTAAAGTTCGATTAATAGATGTTGTACTTTTTAGAAAGGTCTACCAATAGCGTATTAATTATATTATGAACTAggatttactcatttggtaagattatatAGGAATTAGGAAAGTTTttatagttttcacaacttatgagatttttatgtttatgacaAAAATACAActgaaaaaaatcaaattgcaTGTTCATAtaaaactccaacttcaaatcaTCCCTATTTTAAATCACATATTTTATatcataattttaaattatgtCCAAACGGgctttaaaaattcaaaaccaagcaaataaattgaaacggagggagagTATGAAGAACCgtctctctctcactctctctctctctttcttgaaaaatgaaCCATCACTTTGTTTGCCCAAATATCCCAATCGACACACCTCTCTACATGCCAGTCCAAAGTTCATTTGCCCTAACCTGCGAAAACAATGTCAGCCATTTCTTTGGACGAACTAGCCGAAATTCTGTGTCGACTACCAGTTGACTCTGTCTTACGTTTCAGGTGCGTTTCAAAATGTTGGCGTGCTCTTATTGATACTCCTAATTTTGCTAAATTGCATCTTAAACATTCACCCAAAACAAAATCTAACTTTTGGCTTCTCCTTAGTGAAACTGAGTTTTTTGGATATAAAAACACTGCTTTTACTCTCTACACTTTGATTCTCTCAACTCCAGAGTTGTTACTCCTAAAGAATTGACCAACCCTTTGAGTTCTAGTGAATCTGATACCAAGATACTTGGTTCTTGTaatgggttgttgttgatatctAATACTGTAAATGACCTTGCATTATGGAACCCTTCTACTGGGAAGTACAAAAAGTTACCAGTTCTGAGTGTTGTTGTTAGAGAAAATGGTTATGTTACATTTGGTTTTGGATATGATGTTGCCAATGATGACTATAAGGTTGTTAGAATTATGCAGTTTCTTGGTACAGAAAAGGGTAGTTTTTTTAGCTCTGATGTTAAGGTTTATAGTTTGAAATCGAATTCTTGGAACGGGGTTGAGGAATTTCCTTATTTACTCCGATATAAAGAGGAACCAGGTAAATATCTAAATGGTGCGCTTCATTGGATTGTCAATATTGAGATGAAGATACCCTTGCAGAGACTGATTGTTTCGTTTGATCTTGAAACTGAAAAGTGTCGGATTGTACCGCATCCCCCGTATTCCGACGAAAACTTTAGTGTGAAGTTGGAGGTGTTGGGAGGCTGTCTTTGCACATATCACTCCTACTGGGGTGATTTTTTTATCGATGATTGGGAGCATATGGATCGTTGTTTGGACTATATGGATGTATGGGTAATGAAGGAATACGGTGTTAAGGAATAGTGGACAAAGATTGTGTCAATCAAACGGCCTGATAATCATATTGGAAGTCTTATGGTCCCTCTGGCATACTCCAACAGTGGAGAGGAAATTCTGGTGGAACTAGATAATAAGCGGTTCCTATGGACTAATATTAACAAGGGCGACACAAAGATTGTTGATACTCAATTTGGCACGTTACGGGCCTTCCTAAATTTCAACAGTTATGTCTACTTGGGAAGCCTGGTTCAGCTCGGTTCAAGTGAGGACACAAGTTATCTGAAGAAACAGTTTAGTCAAGATGAAAGAGGACAAAGGAAAACCTTAAAGAAGAGGTCAATTATTTGGTTATGTTGTAGCCCTCTTTCTTTTAGCAACTTGCACAGTTATACTTATTAGTATATCTCTTACGATTAGAGCTTTAGCATCAGTTCTTTCAACAACAGGACATTTGGGTGAAGTAGTTAGACTGATTCCATATGACTTTCTTTAGAATATTCTGGaaatttgtttaattttattttcacttctcCCGTATGCAATTTAGGGAGACTTAATTATACACTTTGTGTTTTAtatactctttctttctttgctaAATGTCTGTTTTATCGTTTATTTATCAGAGGAGATGATTTCCTTTCAAAGGGGTTCAAGTTGAAGCTTTGAGCTATATGTAACGTGAAGATTTTGACAGGCAAGGTATCTTCTGTTCTTCTCTTTATAATCAATCAATAGGAATGTTTTTTGGTACTGAGGAAAACAATTTCTATGTAATATAACTACTTCGTTCTGCTCTTCTCTCGATCTGTTTCCCGGTTAGTAGTCATCGGTTTTAATGATATAAGTTATTATATGTTCTGTGATTTTGTATGCATGCAGCTTATTTGAAAAGAGTGATTGGCATGCAAGCCATTAACATATTTAGGTAAGAATAGGTAACATGAATCCTTGCTCATCATAGGAACCAATACTTAAGATAGCTTATCTAATGAAGTTCCTTACACTTAAGACAATCCAAATGCAAATGAAGAGTTAGAACATATGGTCTTCTTTGCTTAATTAATCCATAGAACTAAAACTGTACTCCGTTTAGCTTTCGACACTGAAGTGTACTAATTATACTGCTAAAGGTTTAtttatgtttcttgatttttgtccT
This window encodes:
- the LOC132045590 gene encoding F-box protein CPR1-like — encoded protein: KHCFYSLHFDSLNSRVVTPKELTNPLSSSESDTKILGSCNGLLLISNTVNDLALWNPSTGKYKKLPVLSVVVRENGYVTFGFGYDVANDDYKVVRIMQFLGTEKGSFFSSDVKVYSLKSNSWNGVEEFPYLLRYKEEPGKYLNGALHWIVNIEMKIPLQRLIVSFDLETEKCRIVPHPPYSDENFSVKLEVLGGCLCTYHSYWGDFFIDDWEHMDRCLDYMDVWVMKEYGVKE